GGCGCTCAGATCGTCGGCAACTTACAGATGATCGCTTCGCGCACCGCCGATCCGATCAGCTCGGTCGTCGTCTCGGTGACCAAGTTCAATGCCGGTTTCGCCCACAACGTCATTCCGAACGATGCGACCTTCGCAGGCACCGTCCGCACCCTGGACGACAAGATGCGCACGCTTGCCGAGACGCGCTTCCGGCAGATCGTCGAGGGTGTGGTCGCAGCCCACGGTGCCGAAGCCGAGATCAGCTTCAACCGCAACTATCCCGTCACCGTCAATCATCCTGATGAGACGGAGCACGCGGTCGCCACCGCCAGCGACATTGCCGGCGAGGACAACGTTAACGCCGAAATCGAGCCGATGATGGGCGGCGAGGATTTCTCCTACATGCTGAACGCGCGCCCCGGCGCCTTCATCTTCATCGGCAACGGCGACAGCGCCGGACTGCACAACCCGGCCTACGACTTCAACGACGAAGCCATCGCCCACGGCATCTCCTATTGGGTCCGCCTCGCCGAACAGCGCTTGGGTCTCTGATGACAATTAAGGCTTGGCTTCGAGCCAAGCCTTTTGTATGCATGGCTGCAAGTGGTCCCGTAGCTCAGCAGGATAGAGCATCAGATTCCTAATCTGGGGGTCGCGCGTTCGAATCGCGCCGGGATCACCAGTTCATCTAGAGCTTTTCCGGGTTAGATTGAAGCATTCTGTTGGCTCAAACGGAGTCGGATGGTCGACCGGCTGGCGCGCGTCGTAGCCCAGCTCTACGGCCAAGCCGGCCGGTCGATCAGTCCGGCCCGTTTCAGCCAACCCGAACGGCCGGGCATCTTTCCGCCAGGATCAGAGGCGATCGGCTCGGACGTACCTGGGGGTATGCCCATCGCCAATCGCCTCTGCCCTGACGAAAACCTGCTCCGGCAGAATGATTCAAGCTAACCCGGAAAAGCTCTAGCACGCTGAGCATGGAACCAGATCGCGCTTAGCAGCTGGTTTCATTCCTTGATAGGAATCCCCGCCTCGATCGCGGCCTCGATGAAAGCCTGCCGCGCCTCTTCCCGGCTTCGCTTGCCAGATATGACATCTGCGCATACAGCGCAAGCACGATCCAGAGCGGGGCCCTCGTCCGTCGGCCAGTCTTCGACCAACGCCCATGTTGCAGCCTGGGTGGTCTGAATCACGACCCATTGATGCGGTCCTTCAAGGGCGATCGTCACCGGCTTTTTCCAGATGGTTTGCATTGTTTTACCTGCCTTGCGTGCTGTGGGAGTGGTTAAAGCGACGGATCTCATTTTGTGAACCGGCACCGAACGCGCTGCCTCCTGTACCCGCTCACGGCGCCTGGCGATAGGCGCGTCGCCCGCGCACGACCCGCCGCGCTCCAAATCCCAGCAGCGCCGCCATCCCCCACCCGCCGATAAAGCCGATCACACCCCAGACAAGTCCTGCAAAATTGACGGGCACGCCCGGCACGAAGTCACGCCAGGTGTTGGCGAAAACCACATCATCCGCATTCCTCAGCAGCACAAAAGGCTTGGCGACGGGGGCGACGGTGCTGAGTTTCAATTGCTGCGACTGCAGCCTTTCATAACGGGTAATCGTGCTCTGCATGGAGACGCCGCGGTCGCGCAGGAAATCGTCGGGAGATTGCGCATAGGCGGCGAGCGCCTGCTGGCGATCGAGCTGGTGCGCGGCCGCCTGCCGGTTGAAGTCCTCGACGATGACGCGCAGTTCGTCCAGCGCGCCGCCGATCCGCTGGCGGTATTGCTGGGCAAATTCCGGCGCCTGCGAGAAAACCGTGCCGCCGGCAAGCCCGGCGACGATGGCGACTATTCTGGCAATCGGTCCCATGATCGAAGCCTCCGGCTATCCATCTGCGCTAACGAGCCGGCGAGCCAAAGGTTTCTCTCTTCGATACAATCGGTAACGCTATGTGATTGAACCGGCAGCGCTTCCGGTGAGTTGAGCTCCTGACAAACAAGTTGCTCCCGTGAGCAACTGAAAAAGAGAGGTTCGTCATGAAACAGCTTATCCTCGCCTGCACGCTCGCCACAGCATCGGTCTTTTCGGCCATGCCGTCCCAGGCGGCAAGTGTGACCATCACCACGGATGATGCTCGCCCCTATTATCGCGATTCGGACCGCCCTTATTACCGCCACCACAGTCCCTATTATCGACACGATATGCGGCGGCGTTACGTTTCCCGCGACTGCTTCACCAAGACGGAAAGGATCCGCCGCCACGGTCATACGGTCATTAAAGAAACCCGAATCTGCCGATAAGGCAAAGCCCGGCCGATCCTTTCGGCCGGCGTTTTCATCTGGTCTCTCCCGCCAAGGAACTTCGCAAATCCAGCCGCGTTTAGGGCGAAATGGGAGTATTCGCCATGCTTATCAAGATGACCGCTCTGGCAATCGCCTATGTCGCGGTCTGCGCTCTGCTTCTCACCATCGCCTATGAATTGCAGCGGCCGGTGGCCACGGCAAAGACTGATCGTCCGCCCGGCTCGTCCTTCCTCGTCGAGCGCTTCGCCGGCTGATCAGCGCGCCCGA
This DNA window, taken from Rhizobium etli CFN 42, encodes the following:
- a CDS encoding DUF982 domain-containing protein, with the protein product MQTIWKKPVTIALEGPHQWVVIQTTQAATWALVEDWPTDEGPALDRACAVCADVISGKRSREEARQAFIEAAIEAGIPIKE
- a CDS encoding DUF2937 family protein: MGPIARIVAIVAGLAGGTVFSQAPEFAQQYRQRIGGALDELRVIVEDFNRQAAAHQLDRQQALAAYAQSPDDFLRDRGVSMQSTITRYERLQSQQLKLSTVAPVAKPFVLLRNADDVVFANTWRDFVPGVPVNFAGLVWGVIGFIGGWGMAALLGFGARRVVRGRRAYRQAP